In bacterium (Candidatus Blackallbacteria) CG13_big_fil_rev_8_21_14_2_50_49_14, the following are encoded in one genomic region:
- the fabD gene encoding [acyl-carrier-protein] S-malonyltransferase, with the protein MNSIPPFCLVFPGQGSQALGMGQSYSKFPVYQQIMAQSEAILGFPFKQILAEGPLETLTRTEFAQPALFAVGYGIFKVLETEFDVLPQAVAGHSLGEYTALAAAEVLGFEAALQLVALRGQLMQAACEQNPGAMVAVVKAELPQIETLLADPRWQNQVGIGNYNSPGQCVLSGEKAALEALAAEIRMQKWGRAVPLKVSGAFHSPLMSEAQKRLSQAIEALSFQPARFPVVTNLDGEMTTEPEAFRQKLLTHLLSPVRWEASVRSLAQFSSLMLEAGPGSVLSGLIRQTLPDVQTHSLAEANLLTELNFSEASHV; encoded by the coding sequence ATGAATTCAATTCCCCCTTTTTGTTTGGTTTTTCCGGGTCAGGGCTCTCAGGCCCTGGGCATGGGGCAATCCTATTCCAAATTTCCGGTGTATCAGCAAATCATGGCCCAAAGCGAAGCGATATTGGGGTTTCCTTTCAAGCAAATCCTCGCTGAAGGCCCGCTTGAAACCCTGACCCGTACTGAATTTGCACAGCCGGCACTCTTTGCCGTGGGATATGGCATTTTCAAAGTGCTTGAAACGGAATTTGACGTTTTGCCTCAAGCCGTTGCGGGTCACAGTCTGGGCGAATATACCGCTTTGGCTGCTGCTGAAGTACTCGGGTTTGAAGCTGCTTTGCAACTGGTGGCGCTGCGGGGCCAACTCATGCAGGCGGCCTGTGAACAAAACCCTGGCGCAATGGTGGCCGTGGTCAAGGCTGAACTGCCTCAAATTGAGACGCTCCTGGCCGATCCCAGATGGCAAAACCAAGTGGGAATTGGCAATTATAACAGCCCCGGCCAATGTGTCCTTTCGGGTGAAAAAGCCGCGCTCGAAGCCCTGGCTGCAGAAATTCGCATGCAAAAATGGGGGCGGGCTGTGCCGCTGAAGGTCAGTGGAGCTTTTCATTCCCCCTTGATGTCAGAAGCTCAAAAGCGCTTGAGTCAGGCGATTGAAGCGCTTTCATTTCAGCCTGCCCGTTTTCCGGTGGTCACCAATCTGGATGGTGAGATGACCACCGAACCTGAGGCTTTCCGGCAAAAACTGCTCACGCACCTACTCTCTCCTGTTCGCTGGGAAGCCAGTGTGCGCAGTCTTGCGCAATTTTCTTCCCTGATGCTGGAAGCCGGGCCGGGCTCTGTCCTTTCAGGCCTGATACGCCAAACCCTGCCAGATGTTCAGACCCATTCCCTGGCAGAGGCTAATTTGCTGACTGAACTCAATTTTTCGGAGGCTTCACATGTCTGA
- a CDS encoding DUF885 domain-containing protein: protein MLLCGMVRSLSAEGMPMKSSNPLQEKIRVQNELNALFKQQHEFKRRNYPEWATYDGDHRFDDQLTDLSEEAAASRNQKNLQFLQTLKKLPREALDPLDQINYDLFEMMLQQDIQAYEFGTHYLQIDQQEGIHLTFPQLVEIQPLSTFDQYERYFARLRDFAKQADDTIGNLRIGMRHGIVLPKAIIGHTLEQLAHFKDLPLEEMPLYQPFRVNASQLSEPVQAKIREVIRSIIETVIRPHYQKLHDFVRDEYAPACHEGPGIWALPDGEARYQYLIDKYTYPGLKAQEIHEIGLAEVERISAEMAKVRVQCGFDAEDSAGFHAFLRSDPQFYYTDKELMIRDYQAFLENAEAQLPSLFGKLPQSPCVLKEIEAYRAAAAPQAYYYPPPMDRSRPGIYYANTHDLPSRPKYTMAALSLHEAVPGHHLQLALAQEIENLPDFRYHLDCTAFIEGWALYTESLGHEMGFYEDPYAHYGALSFEIWRACRLVVDTGLHALRWTREQAFEYMSRYTANSDLDTWSEIDRYLVLPGQALSYKMGDIRIWKLRREAEKRLGVNFSLKDFHDQLLSRGSIPLALMEDMMQAWIEKHVQVSV, encoded by the coding sequence ATGCTGCTTTGCGGTATGGTGAGGTCATTAAGTGCTGAAGGGATGCCTATGAAATCATCTAATCCTCTCCAGGAAAAAATCCGCGTTCAAAATGAATTGAATGCGCTGTTTAAGCAGCAACACGAATTTAAACGCCGAAATTACCCTGAATGGGCAACCTATGACGGCGATCATCGCTTTGATGATCAGCTCACGGACCTCTCGGAAGAAGCGGCGGCAAGCCGCAACCAGAAAAATCTACAGTTTTTGCAAACCCTGAAAAAACTGCCGCGTGAGGCATTAGACCCCCTCGATCAAATCAACTATGATCTGTTTGAAATGATGCTTCAGCAAGATATTCAAGCCTATGAATTTGGAACGCATTATTTGCAGATCGATCAACAGGAAGGGATTCATTTGACTTTTCCACAATTGGTGGAAATTCAGCCTCTGAGCACCTTTGACCAATATGAACGTTATTTTGCCAGACTGCGGGATTTTGCCAAGCAGGCGGATGATACGATCGGCAATCTGCGCATCGGCATGCGCCATGGCATTGTTTTGCCCAAGGCGATTATTGGCCACACGCTTGAGCAACTCGCCCATTTTAAAGATCTTCCGCTTGAGGAAATGCCTCTTTACCAGCCCTTTCGGGTTAATGCCAGCCAGCTTTCTGAACCCGTTCAGGCCAAGATACGAGAGGTAATTCGTTCGATCATTGAAACCGTAATTCGGCCGCATTACCAAAAACTTCATGATTTTGTACGTGATGAATATGCGCCGGCCTGCCATGAAGGGCCGGGGATTTGGGCCCTGCCCGATGGAGAAGCCCGTTACCAGTATCTGATCGATAAATATACCTATCCGGGTCTCAAGGCCCAGGAAATTCATGAAATTGGTTTGGCTGAAGTTGAACGGATTTCAGCTGAAATGGCTAAGGTGCGGGTACAGTGTGGCTTTGATGCCGAAGATTCAGCCGGTTTTCATGCCTTTTTGCGTTCGGATCCGCAATTTTACTATACCGACAAAGAGCTAATGATTCGGGATTACCAGGCGTTTTTAGAAAATGCTGAAGCCCAATTGCCCTCTCTCTTTGGTAAATTGCCGCAATCGCCCTGTGTTTTGAAAGAAATTGAAGCCTATCGTGCAGCAGCTGCTCCCCAGGCCTATTATTATCCCCCGCCCATGGATCGCTCACGCCCGGGCATTTACTATGCCAATACCCATGATTTGCCTTCGCGCCCGAAATATACCATGGCCGCTTTGTCATTGCACGAGGCGGTGCCTGGGCACCATCTTCAATTGGCCTTGGCGCAGGAAATTGAAAATTTGCCAGATTTTCGCTACCACCTTGACTGCACAGCTTTTATTGAGGGCTGGGCATTGTATACCGAGAGTCTGGGGCATGAAATGGGTTTTTATGAAGACCCCTATGCCCATTACGGCGCTTTGAGTTTTGAAATTTGGCGGGCTTGCCGTTTGGTGGTGGATACGGGCTTGCATGCCCTGCGTTGGACCCGTGAACAGGCCTTTGAGTATATGAGCCGTTATACTGCCAACAGTGATTTAGATACCTGGTCAGAAATTGATCGCTATCTCGTGCTGCCCGGTCAGGCCCTTTCTTATAAAATGGGGGATATCCGAATCTGGAAACTGCGTCGTGAAGCCGAAAAGCGCTTGGGAGTGAATTTCTCACTGAAGGATTTCCACGACCAATTGCTTTCTCGGGGCTCGATTCCTCTGGCCCTGATGGAAGATATGATGCAAGCCTGGATTGAAAAACACGTGCAGGTTTCTGTCTAA
- a CDS encoding dUTP diphosphatase: MKTAFHVSVLRINQGKEPDRVALPTYQTPDSAGMDLHAAVRDSVTIEPGATALIPTGLAIALPPGYEAQVRPRSGLALKHSVTVLNTPGTIDADYRGEIAVILINHGKQAFVVERHMRIAQMVIAPYTRIAWQKVEHLPETSRGAGGYGSTGV; encoded by the coding sequence ATGAAAACAGCTTTTCATGTGAGTGTTTTGCGAATCAATCAGGGCAAGGAGCCCGATCGGGTGGCTTTGCCCACTTACCAAACCCCAGATTCGGCGGGCATGGATTTGCACGCCGCAGTGCGTGATTCCGTGACGATTGAACCGGGCGCAACCGCTTTGATTCCAACGGGCCTGGCGATTGCCTTGCCCCCCGGCTATGAAGCCCAGGTGCGCCCGCGCAGTGGCTTGGCGCTCAAACACAGCGTCACGGTTTTAAATACGCCTGGAACCATTGATGCCGATTACCGCGGAGAAATTGCCGTGATTCTGATCAACCATGGCAAGCAAGCCTTTGTGGTAGAGCGGCATATGCGCATTGCCCAAATGGTGATTGCGCCCTATACCCGAATTGCCTGGCAGAAAGTAGAGCATTTACCCGAAACTTCCCGTGGGGCAGGGGGATACGGTTCTACAGGGGTTTAA
- a CDS encoding aldo/keto reductase, with protein MEYRYLGKSGLKVSALSFGSWVTFGNQMDIAFAQSSMEAAYEAGVNFFDNAEVYANGQSEEIMGQVLKRTGWKRSDLVISTKIFWGGPGPNDRGLSRKHLLEGTDAALKRMQLEYVDLLFCHRPDPHTPIEETVRAMTHLINQGKALYWGTSEWSAEQIREAAAIAKQEHLIAPTMEQPEYNMFHRDKVEKEYMGLYRDLGLGTTIWSPLASGLLTGKYNQGIPEGSRMSLENFSWLRSKFESEEGRQRLEKVRQLAPLAEELGISMARLALAWCLKNPFVSTVITGASKPEQVSENMKALDAVALLTPDVMRKIEEILQNAPQPDQDFRG; from the coding sequence ATGGAATATCGTTATCTTGGAAAATCTGGCCTGAAGGTTTCTGCTCTTTCTTTTGGCTCTTGGGTGACCTTTGGCAATCAAATGGATATCGCCTTCGCTCAAAGCAGCATGGAAGCAGCCTATGAAGCGGGTGTCAATTTTTTTGACAATGCTGAAGTCTACGCCAATGGCCAATCAGAAGAAATCATGGGCCAAGTCTTGAAAAGAACAGGTTGGAAACGTTCTGATTTGGTCATTTCAACCAAAATATTCTGGGGTGGCCCTGGCCCCAATGATCGCGGTCTGTCACGTAAACACCTGCTGGAAGGCACCGATGCAGCCTTGAAAAGAATGCAATTGGAGTATGTGGATTTGCTCTTTTGCCACCGACCAGACCCACATACCCCGATCGAAGAGACGGTAAGAGCCATGACCCATTTGATCAATCAAGGCAAAGCGCTTTATTGGGGAACAAGCGAGTGGAGCGCAGAACAGATTCGAGAAGCCGCCGCGATTGCAAAACAGGAACACCTGATCGCCCCCACCATGGAACAACCTGAATACAATATGTTCCACCGCGACAAAGTTGAAAAGGAATACATGGGTCTTTACCGGGATCTGGGACTCGGAACCACGATCTGGAGCCCCCTGGCAAGTGGTTTGCTGACCGGAAAATACAACCAAGGAATACCTGAAGGCAGCAGAATGTCGCTTGAGAATTTCAGTTGGCTGCGCTCGAAGTTTGAATCTGAAGAAGGCCGGCAAAGACTTGAAAAAGTACGCCAATTGGCGCCTTTGGCAGAGGAACTGGGAATCAGCATGGCCCGACTGGCTTTGGCCTGGTGCTTAAAAAATCCTTTTGTCAGCACCGTGATTACAGGAGCCTCCAAGCCCGAGCAAGTCAGCGAGAATATGAAAGCCCTCGATGCCGTTGCACTCTTGACCCCTGATGTCATGCGCAAAATTGAAGAGATTCTGCAAAATGCGCCTCAACCCGATCAGGATTTTAGAGGCTAA
- a CDS encoding (2Fe-2S)-binding protein yields MQIDRCVCFQKTFNELKALALEQGIREIEALQESILFGKKCKLCHPYIREMLKTGQTEFYSLLTDSS; encoded by the coding sequence ATTCAAATTGATCGCTGTGTCTGTTTCCAGAAAACATTTAATGAATTAAAAGCTTTGGCGCTGGAGCAAGGCATTCGGGAAATTGAAGCACTGCAGGAAAGCATTCTCTTTGGCAAAAAATGTAAACTTTGCCATCCGTATATTCGTGAGATGCTCAAAACAGGTCAAACTGAATTTTACAGCTTGCTGACAGATTCAAGCTGA
- a CDS encoding aldehyde dehydrogenase family protein — protein sequence MSETFTPVQIAEKVQAQRAFFHSGQTRSLDFRLQALLRLQSEIRARQKDILHALRKDFGKPSFEGYATEVGFILDEISHFIKHLPQWVEPETVPTPLVHQPAQSMIYPEPYGVALIIAPWNYPFQLLLGPMLGALIAGNCAVLKPSEFTPATGKVVKALVEACFDPAHICVIEGALPETQALLEERFDTIFFTGSTAVGRIVMEKAARHLTPVTLELGGKSPCIVDHDVDLSLVARRIAWGKFVNAGQTCVAPDYLYVPEEKKAEMIAEISSQILAFYGPDPSQSPDFARIINERHFQRLTGYLNAGRVVVGGRFDRSERYLSPTVLDDVSWEDPIMQEEIFGPILPVLAYTDLEEVIEAIAARPHPLALYFFSENQARQERILKSLSFGGGCINDTLVHLSSPHLPFGGVGASGMGAYHGKASFDTFSHRKSVMQRQLKMDLPVRYPPYGAIKQQVIRQIFR from the coding sequence ATGTCTGAAACATTTACCCCGGTACAGATTGCTGAAAAAGTTCAAGCACAAAGAGCTTTTTTCCATTCGGGTCAAACCCGTTCCCTGGATTTCAGACTGCAAGCGCTGCTGCGGCTGCAAAGCGAGATTCGCGCCCGCCAGAAAGATATATTGCATGCTTTGCGCAAGGATTTTGGCAAACCTTCCTTTGAAGGCTATGCCACTGAAGTCGGCTTTATTTTGGATGAAATCAGCCATTTTATCAAACACCTGCCCCAATGGGTGGAGCCTGAAACGGTGCCAACGCCGCTGGTGCATCAGCCTGCCCAAAGCATGATTTACCCCGAACCCTATGGGGTGGCCCTGATCATTGCGCCTTGGAACTACCCCTTTCAGTTATTGCTGGGGCCCATGTTGGGGGCCTTGATTGCAGGCAATTGTGCAGTTTTAAAACCCTCAGAGTTTACACCTGCCACCGGCAAAGTGGTCAAGGCTTTGGTTGAAGCCTGTTTTGACCCCGCGCATATCTGTGTGATTGAGGGCGCTTTGCCTGAAACCCAGGCCTTGCTTGAGGAGCGTTTCGACACGATCTTTTTTACCGGCAGTACGGCTGTGGGGCGGATCGTCATGGAAAAAGCAGCCCGCCATCTGACACCGGTAACGCTGGAATTGGGGGGCAAAAGCCCCTGTATTGTGGACCACGACGTAGACCTCAGCCTGGTTGCGCGCCGCATTGCCTGGGGTAAATTTGTCAATGCTGGCCAAACCTGTGTCGCACCTGATTATCTCTATGTGCCCGAAGAGAAAAAAGCTGAAATGATTGCTGAGATTTCCTCGCAAATTTTAGCTTTTTATGGGCCTGACCCTTCTCAAAGTCCAGATTTTGCCAGAATTATCAACGAACGGCATTTTCAGCGTTTAACGGGTTATTTAAACGCTGGGCGTGTGGTGGTAGGCGGACGTTTTGATCGTTCTGAGCGCTATCTCTCTCCCACGGTGCTGGATGATGTGAGTTGGGAAGACCCAATCATGCAGGAAGAAATTTTTGGCCCGATTTTGCCTGTGCTGGCCTATACCGATCTGGAGGAAGTGATTGAGGCGATTGCGGCGCGCCCCCATCCCCTGGCGCTCTATTTCTTTTCAGAAAATCAGGCCCGCCAGGAACGGATTCTGAAGAGTTTGTCCTTTGGTGGGGGCTGTATCAACGATACGCTCGTACACCTTTCTTCACCCCATCTGCCCTTCGGTGGGGTGGGGGCCAGTGGCATGGGGGCCTACCATGGCAAAGCCAGTTTTGATACCTTTTCTCATCGCAAGAGCGTGATGCAGCGCCAATTGAAAATGGATCTGCCGGTTCGCTATCCTCCCTATGGCGCGATCAAACAGCAGGTGATCCGGCAGATCTTCCGTTAA
- a CDS encoding methyltransferase type 11 produces MQLIEEYLQQQSWRNWEQYLDKLPLQAQDRVLDLGCSVGAVSDLFAERAAQVWGIDLNPEFIAYCQAKQQTNQAFLCSDFAALKLQDFKDFNGVWASFSISYSPDPLQFLSALYRHLAPQGWIALLDIACFISGNMSEKSRYYAQVKAFELNSASAGFYDFNFGTKMESLLRQAGFQILLTDTERQDLELNFVGPARADVLACWQARLQRLPRLKAELGNAYPDFCNEFLDHLQSPEHDSRQTLILTIGKKEQCSA; encoded by the coding sequence ATGCAGTTGATTGAAGAATATCTTCAACAGCAATCCTGGCGAAACTGGGAACAATACCTCGATAAGCTCCCCTTGCAAGCGCAGGATCGCGTGCTCGATCTGGGTTGTTCTGTGGGGGCTGTCTCCGATCTTTTCGCTGAAAGGGCCGCTCAGGTCTGGGGGATAGACCTCAACCCCGAATTCATCGCCTATTGCCAAGCCAAGCAGCAAACCAATCAAGCATTTCTCTGCAGTGACTTTGCTGCTCTCAAATTACAAGATTTTAAGGATTTCAATGGCGTTTGGGCCAGTTTTTCAATTTCCTATAGCCCCGATCCGCTTCAATTTTTATCTGCACTTTATCGTCATCTGGCTCCCCAAGGATGGATCGCCCTGCTGGATATCGCCTGCTTTATTTCTGGCAATATGTCAGAAAAGAGCCGTTACTATGCGCAGGTCAAAGCCTTTGAGCTCAATTCAGCTTCAGCGGGTTTCTATGACTTCAACTTTGGCACCAAGATGGAAAGCCTGCTCCGCCAGGCAGGCTTTCAAATCCTGCTGACTGACACAGAGCGCCAGGATCTCGAACTCAATTTTGTGGGGCCGGCAAGGGCAGATGTTCTCGCCTGCTGGCAAGCGCGTCTTCAACGCTTGCCCCGGCTCAAAGCAGAATTGGGAAACGCCTACCCTGATTTTTGCAATGAATTTCTAGACCACTTGCAAAGCCCGGAACATGATTCACGGCAAACGCTGATTTTGACGATTGGCAAAAAAGAGCAATGCTCTGCTTAA